One Anaerobaca lacustris DNA window includes the following coding sequences:
- a CDS encoding FHA domain-containing protein, producing the protein MDETDPLFVTIDKLIRISRLKEIEFIMGSDQTDRIYEIRTALRRLEPGHYLLGTGPSTAGIISLDAQDIVLGRPSTVLEPPSASAPDYWAIDTLFFVPREVSRNHARVTLRVTDGGPRRVVCDLSSTCGTFVNDTQVDPHGPGIILKHGDILSLGPSRISTYIYYEVP; encoded by the coding sequence ATGGACGAAACCGATCCGCTGTTTGTCACCATCGACAAGCTCATCCGGATCTCACGGCTCAAGGAGATCGAGTTCATCATGGGCAGCGATCAGACCGACCGGATCTATGAGATCCGCACGGCGCTGCGCCGTCTGGAACCGGGACACTACCTGCTGGGCACCGGACCATCCACCGCAGGGATCATCTCCCTGGACGCCCAGGACATCGTGCTCGGTCGCCCCTCCACCGTTCTGGAGCCTCCGTCGGCATCGGCACCCGACTACTGGGCCATCGATACGCTCTTTTTCGTGCCGCGGGAGGTCTCGCGGAACCACGCCCGGGTGACGCTGCGAGTCACCGACGGCGGCCCCCGCCGCGTCGTGTGCGACCTGAGCAGCACGTGCGGCACGTTCGTCAACGACACGCAGGTGGACCCGCACGGTCCGGGGATTATCCTCAAGCACGGGGACATCCTCAGTCTCGGACCCTCGCGCATCAGCACGTACATCTACTACGAAGTGCCTTGA
- a CDS encoding carbon-nitrogen hydrolase family protein codes for MDERRAGWTRRHFLETASVGLGLGMAAGRLRAAPGPMGGVPKGQRLPREVWIASVSLSGLRAANPKEMTKRVLARMNEVVPFGPDIICLPEVFPFAHLTGPAPSLAESSEEPIGPFSRPFAQFAEKHKCYVVCPIQTVADGRYYNAAVFIDRHGRYIGQYHKMHPTVGELDNGVSPGTPDPPVFKTDIGVLGAQICFDIAWSDGWRKLREAGAELVFWPSAFGGGAMVNTKAWENKYCVVSSTWKGTTKICDIDGRAIAGTGQYADWVCAPVNLEKAFLHSWPFCRRFPEIQAKYGRKVSIRTFHEEEWTIIESLDRDVRVADILKEFDLKTHEQHIAEADAAQRRRREGVMRGA; via the coding sequence ATGGACGAACGCAGGGCTGGATGGACGCGGCGGCATTTCCTCGAGACGGCATCGGTCGGTCTGGGTCTGGGCATGGCGGCCGGTCGGCTCCGGGCCGCACCAGGGCCGATGGGGGGGGTGCCGAAGGGACAGCGCCTGCCCCGGGAGGTGTGGATTGCGAGCGTGTCGCTCAGCGGTCTGCGGGCCGCCAACCCGAAAGAGATGACGAAGAGGGTGCTGGCCCGGATGAACGAGGTGGTCCCGTTCGGGCCCGACATCATCTGTCTGCCGGAGGTGTTTCCGTTTGCTCACCTGACGGGCCCGGCGCCGTCGCTGGCGGAATCGTCAGAGGAGCCCATTGGGCCGTTTTCGCGTCCGTTCGCCCAGTTTGCCGAGAAGCACAAGTGTTACGTTGTCTGTCCGATCCAGACGGTCGCCGACGGCCGATACTACAACGCGGCCGTCTTCATCGACCGCCACGGCCGGTACATCGGACAGTATCACAAGATGCATCCGACTGTTGGAGAACTTGACAATGGCGTTTCGCCGGGCACGCCAGATCCGCCCGTCTTCAAGACGGATATCGGTGTGCTTGGAGCGCAGATCTGCTTCGATATCGCGTGGTCCGACGGCTGGCGAAAGCTGCGCGAGGCGGGCGCCGAACTGGTGTTCTGGCCGTCGGCGTTCGGGGGCGGTGCGATGGTCAACACGAAGGCGTGGGAGAACAAGTACTGCGTCGTATCGAGCACGTGGAAGGGCACGACGAAGATCTGTGACATCGACGGCCGTGCGATCGCCGGCACGGGACAGTACGCCGATTGGGTCTGCGCTCCGGTGAATCTGGAAAAGGCGTTTCTGCATTCCTGGCCATTCTGCCGGCGGTTCCCTGAGATCCAGGCGAAGTACGGCCGCAAGGTCTCGATCCGCACGTTTCACGAGGAGGAATGGACGATCATCGAGAGCCTGGATCGCGACGTGCGCGTTGCCGATATCCTCAAGGAGTTCGATCTGAAGACGCACGAGCAGCATATTGCCGAAGCGGATGCCGCGCAGCGACGGCGACGTGAGGGTGTCATGCGAGGTGCGTGA